The Mucilaginibacter sp. PAMB04168 genome contains the following window.
ATCGTAACGTTAGACCCGATCCACGAGCCTTCACCTATCTCCACATCTTTGTGGATGGTAACAAAAGGCTCTATCACCACGTTATCCGCAATTTTAGCTTGCGGATGTATATATGCTAATGGCTGGATCATGCTTACTTATATTTTACAATTTGCGCCATTAGTTCGGCTTCTACAACTATTTTTTCGCCAACCATACCAATGCCTTTCATCTGGGCAATGCCGCGGCGTATAGGTGCTATTAAATCGCATCTAAAGATAAGCGTATCCCCCGGTAAAACTTTATCTTTAAAACGGGCATTTTCAATTTTTAAAAACAGTGTAAGCCAGTTTTCAGGATCAGGCACGGTATTGAGTACCAATATGCCCCCTGTTTGGGCCATAGCCTCAATCTGCAATACACCCGGCATAACCGGCGCACCCGGAAAATGTCCGACAAAAAACGGCTCATTCATGGTAACGGCCTTTAAGCCTACTACGTGGGTCTTGGTTAATTCTAAGATTTTATCAACCAACAGCATAGGCGGGCGATGCGGCAAAATGTTCATGATCTGCACCGTATCATACACCGGCTTGGCGTTAGGGTTGTAAACCTTAACATGCTTGCGGCTGCGTTCTTTTTTAATTAACGCCTTAATTTTTTTGGCAAAGGCTACGTTAGCCGCATGCCCGGGGCGCGCGGCCATAATATGACCGCGTAATGGTACGCCAACTAAAGCCAAATCGCCAATCATATCAAGCAGCTTATGGCGTGCAGGCTCGTTTTGGTGGCGTAATTCAATATTATTTAGGATGCCTTGCGGGGCCACGTCAATATCCTTGCGATTAAACAGCTTGGCTAAATGTGCCAATTCTTCGGCATCTACATGCTTATCCACAACAACGATAGCATTATTGATATCGCCCCCTTTGATGAGGTTGTGCTTCATCAGCATCTCCAGCTCATGCAAAAAGCAAAACGTGCGGCTGCTGGCTACTTCTTTTTTAAACTCTGCTATAGAAGATATGGTGGCATGCTGTGTACCAAGTACCGGCGAATTATAGTCCACCATACAGGTAAAGCGATAGTCGTCATCCAAGGGCATGGCTACCATCTCTACCTTCCGGTCGGTTTCAGAGTAATGAATATTATACGGAATGTGGTAGTACTCCCGGTCGGCATCCTGCTCTTCGCTGCCTGCTTCGAGCAGGGCACTTACAAATGGCATCGAGCTGCCATCCATAATCGGCGTTTCAGGTCCGTTCAGGTCAATCAGTACGTTATCCAGCTCCAAACCTACCAATGCCGCCAGTACGTGCTCTACAGTGCTCACACTTGCGCCGTTCTGGGTAATGGTTGTACCTCTGGAGGTATCGGTCACGTTGTCTACATCGGCATCAATAATGGGGCTTCCCTCCAAGTCAACACGTCTGAATTTAAATCCGTGATTTTCAGGCGCGGGGTTAAACGTCATGGTTACGCTTTCGCCTGTGTGTAGCCCTGTGCCCGATACGGCAACCTGAGCTTTAATGGTTCTTTGCTTTACATTCATATACTTGTTCAGCTGCATCAGTGGATAATTTCCTGCTTATTGCGCAGCTCAGCAATTGTTTTTTCTAAATCCTCTATCTTTTTCTTTAACTCGGGCAACTGATGCACAATCAATTGTGAGCGCAAAAAGCCCTGGTAAGGCTGCAATATTACGCCACCCCACTTCTTTCCTTCTTCAGTAATGGTACGGTTAACGCCGGTTTGTGCCTGTATTTGCGAGCCTTTAGCAATGCTTATGTGGCCAACTATACCTGCTTGGCCGCCTATTATTACGTTCGCGCCAATTTTGGTACTGCCCGATATGCCGGTTTGAGCGGCTATAACGGTATTGCCACCCAACTCAACATTATGCGCAATTTGTATCAGGTTATCGAGCTTTACCCCATTACGTATAATGGTTGATCCCATGGTGGCGCGGTCAATAGTGGTGTTAGCCCCTATCTCCACATTATCTTCAATTACTACGTTACCAATCTGACTAACTTTGGTGTAAGATCCGCTGCCGTTAGGCGCAAAGCCAAAGCCATCGCTTCCAATTACAGCCCCCGAGTGTATAATTACGTTATTGCCTACTACACAATCGGCATATATTTTTGCACCAGCAAACAGGGTTACATCATTGCCGAGCGTTACATTATCGCCAATGTAGCAGTTTGGGTATATTTTGCAATTGTTACCCATTTTGGCACCAGCACCTATATAAGCAAATGCGCCGATGTATGGATTTTCGCCTACTGTAGCAGTAGCGTCGGTAAAGCTGGGTTGCTCTATACCTGTTTTGTTTAATTTAAGGGTATTATATTTCTCAAGCAGTATTGAAAACGCACTATAAGCGTCATTAACCCTAATCAAAGTTGCCTTAACAGGTTCTGTAACTACCAGGCTTGTGTTAACAATAACTATAGTAGCCTGGGTATGGTATAAAAACTGCTCATATTTAGGATTGGCCAAAAATGACAATGCGCCCGCTGAGGCCTCCTCAATCTTCGCCAACTTATTGATAGTCACCGTAGGGTCACCTTCAATACTTCCATTCAGCATCAAACTTATATCATGCGCAGTAAATTGCATCGGGCAAATTTAAAGGTTAAAAGTTAAGCAACAAATTATAAACACATTGTTAACAGGTTATATTAGGTCTTTCGTATAACAAAGTATGTATTTTTCTACTGTTTTGGCAAGCGCCTCTAAATTTGAGTTATCGCTTGCGGTAGTAATATCTTTAATTGCACCACCTTTCATCAGTATTTTAATGTTAGCATCGCCTACTTTATAGGCATTGTTACTTATCACATCTGTGAATACGAAATAACCGGCTTCTTCGTAACTAATATTATATTTTTTCATGGCTACTTGCCGCAGTACTTCTACGCGTTCCTCACTCGGCCTGGCATTGGTGATATCTACGTGATATAGGTTACGCTGTATAAAGTTTTTGCACAAGCGCGACAATACCTTATCAGCATGCCCAATCCAAACCTTTACTGCAGCCATTATATCAGTATCATCCAAACAGGTAAAAGTTTCAATATGATGGTCCTCATGGATGAACTGTTCTTTTGTGATACTTTTTTGCAGGAAATGGTTTAATGCCGGTGTACAAAAAAGTTGCTGCCCCTGCAAAGATAATAGCCTGGCACGCTGTAATATCTTGCCCAGCATCTGCTCGCCCGAGGTTACGGTTTTATGTAAATATACCTGCCAGTACATTAAACGGCGCGCCACCAAAAATTTTTCGATGGAATATATGCCTTTTTCCTCCACTACAATGGCATCATCAACCACATTTAGCATTTTAATAATGCGCTCAGAACTGATAACGCCCTCCGAAACACCGGTGTAAAAACTGTCGCGGTTCAGGTAGTCCAACCTGTCCATATCCAACTGGCTTGATACCAGCTGGTGCAGGAATTTTTTAGGATAAGTATCATTAAATATCTCAATAGCCATATCCAAAAATCCGCCAAAACGCTCGTTCAGCTTATTCATGAGCAGGGTTGAGATATCCTCATGATCAATTCCCTTTACAATATGTTTCTCCAATGCGTGCGAGAACGGGCCGTGGCCAATATCATGCAGTAAAATGGCAATCATTACCGCTTCTTCTTCTTCGGCTGTGATTTTCTGGCCTTTATCGCAAAGGGTTTTTACAGCCAGTTGCATGAGGTGCATTGCGCCCAGGGCATGGTGGAAACGGGTATGCAAAGCGCCGGGGTAAACCAAGTGCGTCATCCCTAGTTGCTTAATATACCTTAACCGCTGAAAGTAAGGATGCTCCATTAAGTCAAATACCAGATCGGTAGGTATGTTGATGAAGCCGTATACGGGATCATTTATAATTTTTTTCTTGTTCAAGCCTGTTATGGTATAGTTTTGCAAAAGTGTTAAATTACCCTTAGCTTGTAAACTATTGATGTGTTATTTTTTGTTAAGACTTTCGCATCATAACAACAAAACAGGTGGTTAAAAGTTATAATCCAACACATACTTAAAATATCATGCAGGAAACGACTATACTTTGGGCCGACGACGAAATAGATTTACTAAGACCGCATATCCTTTTTTTGAACGAAAAAGGGTACAAGGTTAAAACCGTGACTAATGGCAGCGACGCGCTTGAGGCTTTCCGGAATGATTATTATGACCTGGTTTTTTTGGATGAGAACATGCCGGGCCTTACGGGGCTGGAAACCCTTACGCAGATTAAAAGCATCAATGCCGATGTGCCTATTGTGCTGATTACCAAAAATGAGGAAGAGCCCATGATGGAAGATGCCATTGGCTCAAGAATAGATGATTACCTGATTAAGCCGGTTAACCCTAAGCAGGTATTACTCACCATAAAGAAACTGACAGAAAATAAACGCCTGGTTACCGAAAAAACCACCATGGCTTACCAGCAGGACTTCAGAACGCTGGGCATGACCCTCAATGATAACCTGAGCTACCAGGAATGGGTAGATGTTTATAAAAAACTGATTTACTGGGAACTGGAGCTTGAACGGCTAGAAGATGCCGGGATGCACGAAATACTGACGCTGCAAAAAGCAGAAGCCAACGTGCAGTTTTGCAAGTTTATTGAGAAGAATTATATCGACTGGGTAAAGAACCCCGATTCGGCCCCTATACTTTCGCACCAGTTATTTAAGAAAAAGGTTTTCCCCAGGTTAGATAATATACCCGTGTTTTTTATTCTAATAGATAACCTGCGGTATGACCAGTTCCGGATCATTAACCCGATCATATCCGAGTATTTCAGGCTGGAGGAAGAAGATACTTACTTCAGCATACTGCCTACCGCAACTCAATATGCACGTAACGCCATATTTGCCGGCCTGATGCCGCTGGATATGGAAAAACGCTTTCCGGGTATGTGGCAGAACGACGAAGACGAGGGCGGCAAGAACCTGCACGAAGAAGCTTTCCTGGGCGACCACATAAAACGCGTT
Protein-coding sequences here:
- a CDS encoding bifunctional response regulator/alkaline phosphatase family protein translates to MQETTILWADDEIDLLRPHILFLNEKGYKVKTVTNGSDALEAFRNDYYDLVFLDENMPGLTGLETLTQIKSINADVPIVLITKNEEEPMMEDAIGSRIDDYLIKPVNPKQVLLTIKKLTENKRLVTEKTTMAYQQDFRTLGMTLNDNLSYQEWVDVYKKLIYWELELERLEDAGMHEILTLQKAEANVQFCKFIEKNYIDWVKNPDSAPILSHQLFKKKVFPRLDNIPVFFILIDNLRYDQFRIINPIISEYFRLEEEDTYFSILPTATQYARNAIFAGLMPLDMEKRFPGMWQNDEDEGGKNLHEEAFLGDHIKRVLRKECKYSYHKILNIDEGRSLNDSVNNLMNNELNVVVYNFVDMLSHARTDMQMIRELASDDAAYRSLTLSWFEHSPLFDLLKFLSTKQVKVIITTDHGTIRVKNPSKIIGDKNTNTNLRYKQGKNLNFNAKEVFHIRNPHDAMLPKLHVSSSFAFAKEDSYFVYPNNYNHFVNFYNETFQHGGISLEEMIIPVATYGVK
- the lpxD gene encoding UDP-3-O-(3-hydroxymyristoyl)glucosamine N-acyltransferase, which translates into the protein MQFTAHDISLMLNGSIEGDPTVTINKLAKIEEASAGALSFLANPKYEQFLYHTQATIVIVNTSLVVTEPVKATLIRVNDAYSAFSILLEKYNTLKLNKTGIEQPSFTDATATVGENPYIGAFAYIGAGAKMGNNCKIYPNCYIGDNVTLGNDVTLFAGAKIYADCVVGNNVIIHSGAVIGSDGFGFAPNGSGSYTKVSQIGNVVIEDNVEIGANTTIDRATMGSTIIRNGVKLDNLIQIAHNVELGGNTVIAAQTGISGSTKIGANVIIGGQAGIVGHISIAKGSQIQAQTGVNRTITEEGKKWGGVILQPYQGFLRSQLIVHQLPELKKKIEDLEKTIAELRNKQEIIH
- a CDS encoding HD domain-containing protein — protein: MNKKKIINDPVYGFINIPTDLVFDLMEHPYFQRLRYIKQLGMTHLVYPGALHTRFHHALGAMHLMQLAVKTLCDKGQKITAEEEEAVMIAILLHDIGHGPFSHALEKHIVKGIDHEDISTLLMNKLNERFGGFLDMAIEIFNDTYPKKFLHQLVSSQLDMDRLDYLNRDSFYTGVSEGVISSERIIKMLNVVDDAIVVEEKGIYSIEKFLVARRLMYWQVYLHKTVTSGEQMLGKILQRARLLSLQGQQLFCTPALNHFLQKSITKEQFIHEDHHIETFTCLDDTDIMAAVKVWIGHADKVLSRLCKNFIQRNLYHVDITNARPSEERVEVLRQVAMKKYNISYEEAGYFVFTDVISNNAYKVGDANIKILMKGGAIKDITTASDNSNLEALAKTVEKYILCYTKDLI
- a CDS encoding bifunctional UDP-3-O-[3-hydroxymyristoyl] N-acetylglucosamine deacetylase/3-hydroxyacyl-ACP dehydratase, with the translated sequence MNVKQRTIKAQVAVSGTGLHTGESVTMTFNPAPENHGFKFRRVDLEGSPIIDADVDNVTDTSRGTTITQNGASVSTVEHVLAALVGLELDNVLIDLNGPETPIMDGSSMPFVSALLEAGSEEQDADREYYHIPYNIHYSETDRKVEMVAMPLDDDYRFTCMVDYNSPVLGTQHATISSIAEFKKEVASSRTFCFLHELEMLMKHNLIKGGDINNAIVVVDKHVDAEELAHLAKLFNRKDIDVAPQGILNNIELRHQNEPARHKLLDMIGDLALVGVPLRGHIMAARPGHAANVAFAKKIKALIKKERSRKHVKVYNPNAKPVYDTVQIMNILPHRPPMLLVDKILELTKTHVVGLKAVTMNEPFFVGHFPGAPVMPGVLQIEAMAQTGGILVLNTVPDPENWLTLFLKIENARFKDKVLPGDTLIFRCDLIAPIRRGIAQMKGIGMVGEKIVVEAELMAQIVKYK